In one window of Pseudomonas benzenivorans DNA:
- the fhuF gene encoding siderophore-iron reductase FhuF: MIPALAPLFQGPFGHYREVLVLADDPRPALSGPELVAPEQLEALLARFAPEQVGGDRRARVSLWSKYYFLRLIPPVVAASLVLGWRLPLDFQRIQVIVGDDGLPAAFKLPHAGERWPAPPGDPFERFAELLDANLLPFIQALNGCAKVAPRVLWSNAGNYFEWILSSLAALPLPEAMLADGKRLLDSRLRPDGRANPLYQPIRYVPREGAEDPLRQRRQCCIRYLLPGYALCENCPHIDNPPPGYRGELALASGLPQEP, encoded by the coding sequence TTGATCCCCGCCCTGGCGCCGTTGTTCCAGGGGCCCTTCGGCCATTACCGCGAGGTGCTGGTGCTCGCCGACGACCCGCGCCCGGCCCTGTCCGGGCCGGAGCTGGTGGCGCCGGAGCAGCTGGAGGCGCTGCTGGCGCGCTTCGCCCCCGAGCAGGTCGGGGGCGACCGGCGGGCGCGGGTGTCGCTGTGGTCCAAGTACTATTTCCTGCGCCTGATTCCGCCGGTGGTGGCCGCCAGCCTGGTGCTGGGCTGGCGCTTGCCGCTGGATTTCCAGCGGATCCAGGTGATCGTCGGCGACGATGGCCTGCCGGCCGCCTTCAAGCTGCCCCATGCCGGCGAGCGCTGGCCGGCGCCGCCGGGCGATCCCTTCGAGCGTTTCGCCGAGCTGCTGGACGCTAACCTGTTGCCCTTTATCCAGGCCTTGAATGGTTGCGCCAAGGTCGCCCCGCGGGTGCTCTGGAGCAATGCCGGCAACTACTTCGAATGGATTCTCTCCAGCCTCGCCGCCTTGCCGCTGCCGGAGGCTATGCTGGCCGACGGCAAGCGCCTGCTGGACAGTCGCCTGCGCCCGGATGGCCGCGCCAATCCGCTCTATCAGCCGATCCGTTATGTGCCTCGCGAGGGCGCCGAGGACCCCCTGCGCCAGCGTCGGCAGTGCTGCATCCGCTACCTGCTGCCGGGCTATGCGCTGTGCGAGAACTGCCCGCATATCGACAACCCGCCACCGGGTTATCGCGGCGAGCTGGCCTTGGCCTCGGGGCTGCCCCAGGAACCCTGA
- a CDS encoding TonB-dependent siderophore receptor: protein MQGLSKYPSRAPFARCRLSLALGCALALSAGLARAADGVTELESMEITGKLSSPVTDDSGYVAKNSRSATKINTPLRETPRSVSVVTEQQMKDRNVLTVSDALRYSAGIQAGYFGEDNKQDWFVIRGFKQANNGLFMDGARVFSSGFFSWQIDPYMLERIEVLKGASSVLYGQTPPGGLINLQSKRPTLAARNEIGVQYGSFDRKQMHMDVGGKLDDDGDLLYRVVALSRDTGTQVDDVGAERLLLAPSLTINFNPDTSLTLLASVQKDNSDPQLQFLPASGTIAANPNGKIDTDTAVGDPGYEKFDRTQLTLGYELNHRFSDAWEFQQNLRYGHLDLELRQLYSLGFVNDSFPGLDPSRRLIARGLTYEDGQAESLSVDNRMLGNWIGNGWENNLLLGFDYQLLNIDTKSPASDPGFPVVPLLDIYNPKRAAPVTLPMVGTITPTYGQPIGAFALQDKDTRADQFGYYLQEQLKLDDHWVFTLGGRYDETRYDFDNRTTGAGFQVSDQQFTASGGVAYLFDNGLTPYASYSEFFTPVTSLNTSTGKPFMPEEGEQKEIGLKFQPQGFSGLFTMALFELTQDNVRKTLPGGIQTQLGQVRSRGLELEAQADLSESLSLVASYTKLDVETTKSTRPTEVGKTPANVADELASIWAHYKVKGGSLDGLAFGAGARHTSSSYGDNTESLEVPSYTLLDAVVSYDWENFRVQLNANNLTDKEYITACDYYCWYGNRRNVIASVNYAW from the coding sequence ATGCAAGGTCTGTCGAAGTACCCGTCGCGTGCGCCGTTTGCGCGCTGCCGTCTGTCCCTGGCCCTGGGCTGCGCGCTGGCGCTGTCCGCTGGCCTGGCCCGGGCGGCCGACGGGGTGACCGAGCTGGAATCGATGGAAATCACCGGCAAGCTGAGCAGCCCGGTGACCGACGACAGCGGCTACGTGGCGAAGAACAGCCGCAGCGCCACCAAGATCAACACGCCCCTGCGTGAAACCCCGCGCTCGGTCTCGGTGGTCACCGAGCAGCAGATGAAGGACCGCAACGTCCTCACCGTCAGCGACGCCCTGCGTTACTCCGCCGGCATCCAGGCGGGTTACTTCGGCGAGGACAACAAGCAGGACTGGTTCGTCATCCGCGGCTTCAAGCAGGCCAACAACGGCCTGTTCATGGATGGTGCGCGGGTGTTCTCCAGCGGCTTCTTCAGCTGGCAGATCGACCCCTACATGCTCGAGCGCATCGAGGTGCTCAAGGGCGCTTCCTCGGTACTCTACGGCCAGACCCCGCCGGGCGGGCTGATCAACCTGCAGAGCAAGCGGCCGACCCTGGCGGCGCGCAACGAGATCGGCGTGCAGTACGGCAGCTTCGATCGCAAGCAGATGCACATGGACGTCGGCGGCAAGCTGGACGATGACGGCGACCTGCTCTATCGCGTGGTGGCGCTGAGCCGCGATACCGGCACCCAGGTCGACGACGTCGGCGCCGAACGCCTGTTGCTGGCGCCCTCGCTGACGATCAACTTCAACCCGGACACCTCGCTGACCCTGCTGGCCAGCGTGCAGAAGGACAACTCCGACCCGCAGCTGCAGTTCCTGCCGGCCAGCGGCACCATCGCCGCCAACCCCAACGGCAAGATCGACACCGACACCGCGGTCGGCGATCCGGGTTACGAGAAGTTCGACCGCACCCAGCTGACCCTCGGCTACGAGCTCAACCACCGCTTCAGCGACGCCTGGGAGTTCCAGCAGAACCTGCGTTACGGTCACCTCGACCTGGAGCTGCGCCAGCTCTACAGCCTGGGCTTCGTCAACGATTCCTTCCCCGGGCTCGACCCGAGCCGGCGCCTGATCGCCCGTGGCCTGACCTACGAGGACGGTCAGGCGGAAAGCCTGTCGGTGGACAACCGCATGCTCGGCAACTGGATCGGCAATGGCTGGGAGAACAACCTGCTGCTGGGCTTCGACTACCAGCTGCTGAACATCGACACCAAGAGCCCGGCCAGCGACCCCGGCTTCCCGGTGGTGCCGCTGCTGGATATCTACAACCCCAAGCGTGCCGCGCCGGTCACCCTGCCGATGGTGGGCACCATCACCCCCACCTACGGCCAGCCCATCGGCGCGTTCGCCCTGCAGGACAAGGACACCCGCGCCGATCAGTTCGGCTACTACCTGCAGGAGCAGCTCAAGCTCGACGACCATTGGGTCTTCACGCTGGGCGGCCGTTACGACGAGACCCGCTACGACTTCGACAACCGCACCACCGGCGCCGGCTTCCAGGTCAGCGACCAGCAGTTCACCGCCAGTGGCGGGGTGGCCTACCTGTTCGACAACGGCCTGACACCCTACGCCAGCTACTCCGAGTTCTTCACCCCGGTCACCAGCCTCAACACCAGCACCGGCAAGCCGTTCATGCCGGAAGAGGGCGAGCAGAAGGAGATCGGCCTGAAGTTCCAGCCGCAGGGCTTCAGCGGCCTGTTCACCATGGCCCTGTTCGAGCTGACCCAGGACAACGTGCGCAAGACCCTGCCGGGCGGCATCCAGACCCAACTTGGCCAGGTACGCAGCCGCGGCCTGGAGCTGGAGGCCCAGGCCGACCTCAGCGAGTCCCTGAGCCTGGTGGCCAGCTACACCAAGCTGGATGTGGAGACCACCAAGAGCACGCGTCCGACCGAAGTGGGCAAGACCCCGGCCAACGTGGCCGACGAGCTGGCCTCCATCTGGGCGCACTACAAGGTCAAGGGCGGCAGCCTCGATGGCCTGGCCTTCGGCGCCGGTGCCCGTCATACCAGCTCGTCCTACGGCGACAACACCGAGAGCCTGGAGGTGCCGTCCTACACCCTGCTCGATGCGGTGGTCAGCTACGACTGGGAGAACTTCCGCGTCCAGCTCAACGCCAACAACCTCACCGACAAGGAGTACATCACCGCCTGTGACTACTACTGCTGGTACGGCAACCGCCGCAATGTCATCGCGTCCGTCAACTATGCCTGGTAA
- a CDS encoding GNAT family N-acetyltransferase has product MPGNALAALPLPDGRRLAVSQGEQELALRLDGQPLLRVRRLADGRLQPLELPLAEQAEALWLLAYCCFAGDPDRQALRLALAEVDPALRASGLLLGEGEDLRIERELFWQLPGPFLRAPASAGYPQQLVMHASGRRHPRRPPKPVGEVYRRFDARLGAWMSLRTLDIEADLPRFNRWQNSARVAAFWQEQGDLEQHRRYLEALAADPRVLTLIGCLDDEPFAYYEAYWAKEDRIAPFYQAGDYDRGIHMLVGEEHHRGPHKVAAWLGALSHYLLLDEPRTQRVVAEPRADNARMIQHLQAQGYHKAKEFDFPHKRAALMVLPREVFFDRCALA; this is encoded by the coding sequence ATGCCTGGTAATGCCCTCGCGGCTTTGCCGCTGCCCGATGGGCGGCGGCTGGCCGTCAGCCAAGGCGAACAGGAACTGGCCCTGCGCCTGGACGGGCAGCCCCTGCTGCGCGTGCGGCGCCTGGCCGACGGGCGCCTGCAGCCGCTGGAGCTGCCTCTGGCCGAGCAGGCCGAGGCGCTCTGGCTGCTGGCCTACTGCTGCTTCGCCGGCGATCCGGACCGGCAGGCGCTGCGCCTGGCGCTGGCCGAGGTCGACCCGGCCTTGCGCGCCAGCGGCCTGCTGCTGGGCGAGGGCGAGGACCTGCGGATCGAGCGCGAGTTGTTCTGGCAGTTGCCGGGGCCCTTCCTGCGCGCGCCGGCGAGTGCCGGTTACCCGCAGCAGCTGGTGATGCACGCCAGCGGCCGGCGTCACCCGCGCCGTCCGCCCAAGCCGGTGGGCGAGGTGTACCGCCGCTTCGATGCCCGCCTGGGCGCCTGGATGTCCCTGCGCACCCTGGACATCGAGGCGGACCTGCCGCGCTTCAATCGCTGGCAGAACAGCGCGCGGGTCGCGGCGTTCTGGCAGGAGCAGGGCGACCTGGAGCAGCACCGCCGCTACCTGGAGGCGCTGGCCGCCGATCCGAGGGTGCTGACCCTGATCGGCTGCCTGGATGACGAGCCCTTCGCCTACTACGAGGCCTACTGGGCCAAGGAGGATCGCATCGCCCCGTTCTACCAGGCGGGCGACTACGACCGCGGCATCCATATGCTGGTGGGCGAGGAGCATCACCGTGGACCGCACAAGGTGGCGGCCTGGCTGGGCGCGCTCAGCCACTACCTGCTGCTCGACGAACCGCGTACCCAGCGCGTTGTCGCCGAACCCCGCGCCGACAATGCGCGGATGATCCAGCACCTGCAGGCCCAGGGCTACCACAAGGCCAAGGAGTTCGACTTTCCGCACAAGCGTGCGGCGCTGATGGTGCTGCCGCGCGAGGTGTTCTTCGACCGTTGCGCCCTGGCTTGA
- a CDS encoding lysine N(6)-hydroxylase/L-ornithine N(5)-oxygenase family protein encodes MSIETLEYDVIGLGFGPANLAIAVALDEDARVRERGLRYCFLEKKADFEWHGGMLLEDSRMQISFLKDLATLRNPASRFTFLNYLHQKRRLEPFINIGTFTPSRLEYNDYLAWAAGHFAERVHYGEEVIAVEAQEERGEVQRLKVTTRQADGRTRTRLARNLVVSIGGQPSIPEAFAPLRNDPRVIHSSAYLARIETLCAEREAPYRLAVIGAGQSAAEIFTDLGGRYPNAELSLIMRSPALRPADDSPFINEIFDPGYTDLIYQQPEAMRQQLIRSFSHTNYSVVNLDLIERVYQDLYLQRVTGKVRQHLLANRQIQEVRAGVEGIALNLLDRQHHAREVREFDGVILATGYRRDGYKRLLEGVAGYLGEGEVARSYRLPSREGFHPGIFLQGCCEASHGLSDTLLSVLSVRSQEVVDALIDGRLRPQAVACA; translated from the coding sequence ATGAGCATTGAAACGCTGGAATACGATGTAATCGGCCTGGGCTTCGGCCCGGCCAACCTGGCCATCGCGGTGGCCCTGGACGAGGATGCGCGGGTGCGCGAGCGCGGCCTGCGCTATTGCTTCCTGGAGAAGAAGGCGGACTTCGAGTGGCACGGCGGCATGCTGCTGGAAGACAGCCGCATGCAGATTTCCTTTCTCAAGGACCTGGCGACCCTGCGCAACCCGGCGAGCCGCTTCACCTTCCTCAACTACCTGCACCAGAAGCGTCGCCTGGAACCCTTCATCAATATCGGCACCTTCACCCCGTCGCGCCTGGAGTACAACGACTACCTGGCTTGGGCGGCCGGTCATTTCGCCGAGCGCGTGCACTATGGCGAGGAGGTGATCGCCGTCGAGGCGCAGGAGGAGCGCGGCGAGGTGCAGCGCCTGAAGGTCACCACGCGCCAGGCCGATGGCCGCACCCGTACGCGCCTGGCCCGTAACCTGGTGGTGAGCATCGGTGGCCAGCCGAGCATTCCCGAGGCCTTCGCGCCCTTGCGCAACGACCCGCGGGTGATCCATTCCTCCGCCTATCTGGCGCGCATCGAGACGCTGTGCGCCGAACGCGAGGCGCCGTACCGTCTGGCGGTGATCGGCGCCGGCCAGAGTGCGGCGGAGATCTTCACCGATCTCGGCGGGCGTTACCCCAATGCCGAACTGAGCCTGATCATGCGCAGCCCGGCGTTGCGCCCGGCCGACGACAGCCCGTTCATCAACGAGATCTTCGACCCGGGCTACACCGACCTGATCTACCAGCAGCCCGAAGCCATGCGCCAGCAGCTGATCCGCAGCTTCAGCCACACCAACTACTCGGTGGTCAATCTCGACCTGATCGAGCGCGTCTACCAGGACCTCTACCTGCAGCGGGTCACCGGCAAGGTGCGCCAGCACCTGCTGGCCAATCGGCAGATTCAGGAGGTGCGGGCCGGTGTCGAGGGCATCGCCCTCAACCTGCTGGACCGCCAGCACCATGCCCGCGAAGTGCGCGAGTTCGACGGGGTGATCCTCGCCACCGGCTATCGCCGCGACGGCTACAAGCGCCTGCTGGAGGGCGTGGCCGGTTACCTCGGCGAGGGTGAGGTGGCGCGCAGCTACCGTCTGCCGAGTCGCGAGGGTTTCCACCCCGGCATCTTCCTGCAGGGCTGTTGCGAGGCCAGCCACGGCCTCAGCGATACCCTGTTGTCGGTGCTCTCGGTGCGTTCCCAGGAGGTGGTGGATGCCTTGATCGACGGTCGTCTGCGGCCCCAGGCGGTGGCATGCGCCTGA